The Gammaproteobacteria bacterium genome window below encodes:
- the sdhB gene encoding succinate dehydrogenase iron-sulfur subunit, producing the protein MAQFTLPANSVVKPGKTFKCTTGSKNIKKVTVYRFEPEAGENPRTDIYEVDMDECGPMILDILIKIKNEIDPTLSFRRSCREGICGSCSMNINGSNTLACTKAVDDYKGDLKIYPLPHMPVVKDLVADMTNFYAQYASVKPWMQSDSPPPPDRERLQSKEDREKLEGLEECILCACCSTSCPSYWWNSDRYLGPATLLQAYRWIADSRDEATGERLDELEDPFKLYRCHTIMNCTNTCPKGLNPARAIAEIKKLIVERRG; encoded by the coding sequence ATGGCGCAATTTACACTTCCTGCAAATTCGGTTGTTAAACCTGGTAAAACGTTTAAATGCACAACCGGCAGTAAAAATATCAAGAAAGTAACGGTCTATCGTTTTGAGCCTGAGGCAGGTGAAAATCCGCGTACCGATATCTATGAAGTGGATATGGACGAATGTGGCCCGATGATTTTGGATATTCTCATTAAGATAAAAAATGAGATTGATCCAACTTTAAGTTTTAGAAGATCATGTCGTGAAGGTATATGCGGTTCTTGTTCAATGAATATTAATGGTTCAAATACACTGGCTTGTACAAAAGCTGTAGATGACTATAAAGGTGATTTGAAAATCTACCCATTACCTCATATGCCAGTAGTTAAAGATTTAGTGGCTGATATGACAAACTTCTATGCTCAATACGCATCAGTTAAGCCATGGATGCAATCTGATTCACCGCCCCCACCAGATCGAGAGCGTTTGCAATCTAAAGAAGACCGAGAAAAGCTTGAAGGCTTGGAAGAATGCATTCTTTGCGCATGTTGTTCTACAAGTTGCCCTAGTTATTGGTGGAACAGTGATCGTTATCTAGGTCCTGCAACATTATTACAAGCTTATAGATGGATTGCAGACAGTAGAGATGAGGCGACAGGTGAACGATTAGATGAACTAGAAGATCCATTCAAGTTATATCGTTGTCATACTATTATGAACTGCACTAACACATGTCCAAAAGGATTGAATCCTGCTAGGGCCATTGCTGAAATTAAAAAGCTAATTGTAGAGCGACGCGGCTAA
- the zapE gene encoding cell division protein ZapE, giving the protein MIESVYQALVDSEQLVEDLNQKKVIQALQVLHDELGEDNPDDSTIIDRFTTFLSRKSNTRTIQGLYIWGGVGRGKTFLMDLFFSNLHFQDKLRLHFHRFMDQAHTMLNNYRDEPDPLKLVAKEFSTKAKVLCFDEFFVNDIGDAMILAGLLEGLFENNVALIATSNVEPSLLYKDGLQRERFLPTIQLLQEHTKVIHLEGEIDHRFEFLQTNDVYNYPIEESSRDWLKHSFLNLANERVESSWEKIKINDRQIQTIQHTDTVAWFDFNEICDGPRSASDYIAIAKQFNTVLISHVPIFEGKDDQARRFVNMVDEFYDRNVKLILSAEASPAKLYKGKRLDAEFGRTTSRLSEMQSHEYLEKQHQPN; this is encoded by the coding sequence ATGATTGAATCCGTATATCAAGCACTCGTCGACAGTGAACAGCTTGTAGAAGACCTAAACCAAAAGAAAGTGATACAGGCTTTACAGGTTTTGCATGATGAACTTGGTGAAGACAACCCTGATGACTCAACCATAATTGATCGTTTCACTACTTTCTTATCACGCAAATCCAATACAAGAACGATACAAGGCCTCTACATATGGGGTGGGGTTGGTCGTGGCAAAACATTTTTAATGGATTTGTTCTTTTCGAATCTACATTTTCAAGACAAATTGCGTCTACATTTCCATCGTTTTATGGATCAAGCTCATACAATGCTAAACAACTATCGTGATGAACCCGATCCGTTAAAACTTGTTGCTAAAGAGTTTTCAACTAAAGCCAAAGTGCTTTGTTTTGATGAGTTTTTTGTAAACGACATTGGCGATGCCATGATACTCGCAGGATTGCTTGAAGGCCTATTCGAGAACAACGTAGCTTTAATAGCTACATCTAACGTTGAACCTAGTTTGCTTTATAAAGATGGTTTGCAACGAGAACGTTTTTTACCCACCATCCAACTATTGCAAGAACATACTAAAGTTATTCATCTTGAAGGTGAAATAGACCATCGTTTTGAATTCTTACAGACCAACGATGTGTATAACTATCCTATTGAAGAATCTTCACGTGATTGGCTTAAGCATAGCTTCCTAAATCTTGCCAATGAGCGAGTAGAATCATCATGGGAAAAAATAAAAATAAACGATAGACAAATCCAGACTATTCAGCACACAGACACCGTAGCTTGGTTTGATTTTAATGAAATATGCGATGGTCCACGCAGCGCTTCTGACTATATCGCGATAGCTAAACAATTTAATACTGTATTAATTTCTCACGTACCCATCTTTGAAGGGAAAGATGATCAAGCCCGCAGATTTGTTAATATGGTAGATGAATTCTATGATAGAAATGTTAAATTAATTTTGTCTGCAGAAGCGAGTCCCGCTAAACTATATAAAGGAAAGCGCTTAGATGCTGAATTTGGCCGGACTACCAGCCGATTGAGTGAAATGCAGTCACATGAATATTTAGAAAAACAACACCAACCAAATTAA
- a CDS encoding succinate dehydrogenase flavoprotein subunit, producing MSKAYNVIEHAYDVVVVGAGGAGLRATLGMAVSGLSTACITKVFPTRSHTVAAQGGMSAALGNMGDDDWRWHMYDTVKGSDWLGDQDAIEYMCREAIPAVVELEHYGVPFSRTDAGKIYQRPFGGMTTHYGEGIAQRTCAAADRTGHAILHTLYQQSLKHNAEFFIEYFATDLLMDDDGTCKGVMAWDLATGDLHIYRAHMVLLATGGYGRTYFSCTSAHTCTGDGNAMVLRAGLPLQDMEFVQFHPTGIYGAGCLITEGVRGEGGYLTNSEGDRFMERYAPNAKDLASRDVVSRSMTVEINEGRGIGEENDHIHLHLEHLGADVINEKLPGIAESARIFAGVDVTKAPIPVIPTVHYNMGGIPTNYQGEVVTLKDGDPDTVIPGLMAIGEAACVSVHGANRLGSNSLLDLIVFGRAAAIRAAELVKPKQPHSDLKNGAVDKVLDRFDKLRHANGSVSTADLRMEMQKTMQNHAAVFRTGDSIQKGLDKLRALNDQMDDLKVTDRSMIWNTDLVETLELTNLMPQALATAQSALNRTESRGAQARDDYPDRDDDNWMKHSLVSVDEKGNVTIDYRPVHMYTQTDDVEVVPPKPRVY from the coding sequence ATGAGTAAAGCTTACAATGTAATTGAGCATGCCTACGATGTTGTGGTGGTAGGTGCTGGCGGAGCAGGTTTGCGCGCAACTTTAGGTATGGCAGTGAGTGGTCTATCTACTGCGTGCATTACAAAAGTGTTTCCAACACGCAGTCATACCGTGGCGGCACAAGGTGGAATGAGTGCAGCCTTAGGCAATATGGGTGATGATGATTGGCGCTGGCATATGTATGACACGGTTAAAGGTTCTGATTGGCTGGGCGATCAAGATGCAATTGAATATATGTGTCGCGAGGCCATTCCTGCGGTTGTGGAGCTTGAGCATTACGGCGTTCCGTTTTCTAGAACTGACGCAGGTAAAATTTATCAGCGGCCGTTTGGTGGAATGACCACGCACTATGGTGAAGGTATTGCGCAGCGCACTTGTGCTGCAGCGGATCGAACAGGTCATGCGATTTTGCATACTCTTTATCAGCAGTCTTTAAAGCACAATGCGGAATTTTTTATTGAGTATTTTGCGACTGATTTGCTAATGGATGATGATGGCACTTGTAAAGGTGTTATGGCGTGGGATTTAGCTACAGGTGATTTACATATTTACCGTGCTCACATGGTGTTACTCGCTACGGGTGGTTACGGTCGGACTTATTTCTCTTGTACTTCAGCACACACTTGCACAGGAGATGGAAATGCCATGGTGTTACGTGCCGGATTGCCGCTTCAAGACATGGAATTTGTGCAGTTTCACCCAACCGGAATTTATGGAGCAGGCTGCTTAATTACTGAAGGTGTGCGTGGAGAGGGTGGTTACTTAACAAACTCTGAAGGAGATCGTTTTATGGAGCGTTATGCTCCTAACGCAAAAGATTTGGCTTCTCGTGATGTGGTGAGCCGCTCCATGACGGTTGAGATTAATGAAGGTCGCGGTATCGGTGAAGAAAATGATCATATTCATCTTCATTTAGAACATTTAGGTGCAGACGTTATTAATGAGAAGTTACCTGGTATTGCAGAGTCGGCAAGAATATTTGCAGGAGTAGATGTCACTAAAGCGCCAATTCCCGTGATTCCTACTGTGCATTACAACATGGGCGGTATCCCAACTAACTATCAAGGTGAAGTGGTCACACTTAAAGATGGAGACCCCGATACCGTAATTCCTGGATTGATGGCAATTGGTGAGGCTGCATGTGTATCTGTGCATGGTGCAAATCGTTTAGGTTCAAATTCATTACTAGACTTGATTGTATTTGGAAGAGCGGCTGCAATACGCGCAGCAGAATTGGTTAAGCCAAAGCAACCGCATAGCGATTTAAAGAATGGTGCGGTAGATAAAGTATTAGATCGATTCGATAAGCTACGGCATGCCAATGGTAGTGTGTCTACAGCAGACCTACGCATGGAAATGCAAAAGACTATGCAAAATCATGCTGCAGTGTTTAGAACAGGTGACTCAATACAAAAAGGCTTAGATAAACTGAGAGCCTTAAATGATCAAATGGATGATTTAAAAGTTACTGACCGCTCAATGATTTGGAATACAGATCTGGTTGAGACATTAGAGCTTACCAACTTAATGCCACAAGCATTGGCCACTGCGCAATCTGCGTTGAATCGTACCGAGAGTCGTGGAGCACAAGCGCGCGATGATTATCCTGATCGTGATGATGATAATTGGATGAAGCATTCTTTGGTTTCGGTAGATGAAAAAGGCAACGTTACAATAGACTATCGTCCGGTACACATGTATACACAAACTGACGATGTTGAAGTTGTTCCACCTAAACCACGCGTATATTAA
- the sdhD gene encoding succinate dehydrogenase, hydrophobic membrane anchor protein codes for MSLRTPLSQAKGLGSAKEGASHWWLQRLTAIALIPLAIWMAFAVAMLGDASYETVVAWLQTPYVAVLLILFVAATFYHTQLGLQVIVEDYVHGWLKVVTIILINFLCIALAVAGIVALLKIFL; via the coding sequence ATGTCATTACGAACACCATTATCACAAGCAAAAGGTCTAGGGTCAGCTAAAGAAGGTGCTAGTCATTGGTGGCTGCAAAGACTAACGGCAATAGCGCTAATCCCACTAGCAATTTGGATGGCTTTTGCTGTAGCGATGTTAGGTGATGCCAGCTATGAAACCGTAGTCGCTTGGTTGCAAACACCCTATGTAGCCGTTTTACTTATTTTGTTTGTTGCAGCAACCTTTTACCACACGCAGCTTGGTCTACAAGTAATTGTAGAGGACTATGTGCACGGCTGGTTAAAAGTAGTCACAATAATTCTAATTAATTTTCTTTGCATCGCATTAGCAGTAGCAGGAATTGTTGCATTGCTAAAAATCTTTTTATAA
- a CDS encoding GFA family protein, protein MIYSGGCHCGAIRFEVEASKNITCQDCNCSICSKSGFLHLIVPESKFKLLQGEDNLTTYTFDSGEAKHFFCKTCGIKSFYIPRSNPDGFDINVRCLDKQPMGITIEPFDGKNWEQHAHELKHLSEE, encoded by the coding sequence ATGATTTATTCTGGTGGTTGCCACTGCGGGGCTATAAGATTTGAGGTAGAGGCAAGCAAAAACATTACATGCCAAGATTGTAATTGTTCTATTTGCTCAAAGTCCGGGTTTTTACATCTTATTGTTCCAGAGTCAAAGTTTAAATTATTGCAAGGGGAAGACAACCTCACTACCTACACTTTTGATTCGGGTGAGGCTAAACATTTCTTTTGTAAAACATGCGGCATAAAGTCATTCTACATACCACGCTCTAATCCTGATGGTTTTGATATAAATGTGCGATGTTTAGATAAACAACCTATGGGGATTACTATTGAGCCATTTGATGGTAAAAACTGGGAACAACACGCACATGAATTGAAACATTTAAGTGAGGAGTAA
- a CDS encoding Rrf2 family transcriptional regulator: MKLSTKARHAITAMMDLAINDNYKPVTLADISQCQGISLSYLEQLFAKLRKSGLVIGVRGPGGGYRLSRSPSEISVAQVISSIDENVQPQQEHTELSVQFDDRCITHHIWDELSTKIYNYLDGVSLGEFTQKPEYQALRQQATGGNRSHMFPKRTAA, encoded by the coding sequence ATGAAACTCTCAACAAAAGCGCGTCATGCAATTACTGCAATGATGGACTTAGCAATAAATGATAACTATAAGCCCGTAACACTGGCAGATATTTCACAGTGCCAAGGTATTTCTTTATCTTATTTAGAACAGTTATTCGCTAAATTACGTAAAAGTGGTTTGGTAATAGGTGTACGTGGCCCAGGTGGCGGATATCGCTTATCAAGATCGCCAAGCGAAATTTCGGTTGCTCAAGTAATCAGTTCAATTGACGAAAACGTACAACCTCAACAAGAGCATACAGAGCTTTCCGTTCAGTTTGATGATCGTTGCATTACTCATCATATTTGGGACGAGCTAAGTACTAAGATTTACAATTACTTAGACGGTGTTTCTCTAGGTGAGTTTACACAGAAACCTGAGTATCAAGCGCTTAGACAACAAGCTACAGGTGGCAACAGAAGCCATATGTTCCCGAAAAGGACTGCAGCTTAA
- a CDS encoding malate dehydrogenase has protein sequence MKPAVRVAITGAAGNIGYAAAFRVAAGNMLGPDQPIILQLIEIPPALGALEGVEMELRDCAFPLLHDIICTADVNQGFGDVDYVLSIGSKPRTKGMERADLLSENGKIFGPQGKAINDNASKDVKVLVVGNPANTNALIACNNAPDLNPSQFTSMMRLDHNRAISQLASKTSAKVTDINKMVVWGNHSLTQFPDIGHCTVNGKQAKSLVDDVWYKNEFMPKVQKRGAEIISARGASSAASAASAAIDHMRDWVLGTNDWVSMGMISKGDYGIAEGLMYSFPVTCSNGSYEVVQGLNQDDFSVQMMKETEKELLEEREAVKDLL, from the coding sequence ATGAAGCCAGCAGTACGCGTAGCAATAACAGGAGCCGCAGGAAATATAGGCTATGCAGCCGCATTTAGAGTGGCCGCAGGAAACATGCTTGGCCCAGATCAACCGATCATATTACAGCTGATTGAAATCCCGCCTGCACTTGGAGCTTTAGAGGGTGTTGAAATGGAATTGCGTGATTGTGCATTCCCGCTGCTACACGACATAATTTGTACAGCAGATGTTAACCAAGGCTTTGGCGATGTCGATTACGTTTTATCAATAGGATCCAAACCACGAACCAAAGGCATGGAACGTGCAGATTTACTTAGTGAGAACGGCAAAATTTTCGGCCCTCAAGGTAAAGCAATTAATGACAATGCATCTAAAGATGTAAAAGTGCTTGTCGTAGGTAACCCTGCCAATACCAATGCACTCATCGCATGCAATAACGCACCTGATTTAAACCCTTCACAATTTACTTCCATGATGCGCTTAGACCATAACCGTGCAATCAGTCAGCTTGCATCTAAAACAAGCGCCAAGGTAACCGACATCAACAAGATGGTCGTTTGGGGCAATCATTCACTAACGCAGTTTCCTGATATTGGCCACTGCACTGTAAATGGCAAACAGGCTAAATCATTAGTAGATGATGTCTGGTACAAAAATGAATTCATGCCTAAAGTACAAAAACGGGGCGCAGAAATCATCAGTGCACGGGGCGCTTCCTCTGCTGCATCAGCGGCATCTGCTGCCATCGACCACATGCGAGACTGGGTGCTTGGCACCAATGACTGGGTCAGCATGGGCATGATTTCTAAAGGTGATTACGGAATAGCTGAAGGTTTAATGTATTCCTTCCCCGTTACCTGCAGCAATGGAAGCTACGAAGTAGTTCAAGGGTTAAATCAAGACGATTTTAGTGTGCAAATGATGAAAGAAACTGAAAAAGAATTACTCGAAGAACGCGAAGCAGTCAAAGACTTGCTTTAA
- a CDS encoding folate-binding protein, with the protein MNKTYLCDLSNLGLIRASGEETQTFLHGQFTNDLNLVTENISQLSSYCNPKGRMLSIFRVFMRGNDYFLLMPRDVIEATLKKLTMFKLMAKVDLTDVSDEFSLFGLAGPDTDSFLKENNLSIPGKVDQSEQTNETTIIRIPSDNSRVIIISKPENATAIQESLSANLETSSIVWELEDIQNGIPQITAETSEAFIPQMVNLELIGGVNFQKGCYPGQEIVARTHYLGKPNRRMYRISINSENCPSPGTNIFSIKDGEQPVGKIVSAQKSSSDDCQALAVMRTEKENADDLHIDSLSGRAVTIMDLPYSLEVTK; encoded by the coding sequence ATGAACAAAACCTATTTATGCGATTTATCGAATCTTGGCCTTATTCGAGCTAGTGGCGAAGAAACTCAGACTTTTCTACATGGTCAGTTCACAAATGATTTAAATCTAGTAACCGAAAATATCAGCCAACTCAGTAGCTACTGCAATCCAAAAGGCAGAATGCTTTCTATCTTTCGAGTTTTCATGAGAGGTAACGATTACTTTTTGCTAATGCCTAGAGATGTCATTGAAGCAACCTTAAAAAAACTCACCATGTTTAAACTTATGGCAAAAGTTGATTTAACAGATGTATCTGACGAATTTTCTTTATTTGGTCTAGCAGGTCCAGACACAGATTCATTTCTAAAAGAAAACAATCTATCAATTCCTGGGAAAGTAGATCAATCAGAACAAACAAATGAAACCACTATCATTCGAATTCCAAGTGATAACTCTCGAGTTATTATTATAAGTAAACCTGAAAACGCAACAGCAATACAAGAATCTTTATCAGCAAACTTAGAAACCTCTTCAATAGTTTGGGAATTGGAAGACATTCAAAATGGTATTCCGCAAATCACTGCAGAAACAAGCGAAGCCTTTATCCCTCAGATGGTTAACCTAGAACTCATCGGAGGCGTCAATTTTCAAAAAGGTTGTTACCCAGGGCAAGAAATTGTCGCCCGTACACATTACTTAGGCAAACCGAATCGCCGCATGTATCGAATTAGTATTAATAGTGAGAATTGCCCATCACCTGGAACCAATATTTTTTCAATCAAAGATGGCGAACAACCCGTAGGTAAAATAGTTAGCGCACAAAAATCAAGCAGTGATGACTGCCAAGCACTGGCAGTAATGCGAACCGAAAAAGAAAATGCTGATGATTTACACATAGACTCGTTAAGCGGACGTGCAGTAACTATAATGGACTTACCTTATTCATTAGAGGTTACAAAGTAA
- a CDS encoding alpha/beta fold hydrolase — MKQEVTVDGLKININIEESGSGDTTLLMVHGIPTNARLWRHVQAQLPQYRTLAMDMVGYGQSDMPLDKFKHSFMNQAEAVKGVIEGLGLKGKVILVAHDHGGGVAQVFATKYCDYISRLILINPVCFDQWPVCEVEALAGLDGAPDEVLMQALPQAVAGFPALMRMGSYDGAPFTDKNCKQNYLQFWGRGPDITGFKSLIRISADPQNSDTDVDHSKITCPTMVMWGVADNFMSCSAAEKLKERITGPTRVQYIERAGHWVQEDRPDEVAKYINDFVTEWDGVNL; from the coding sequence ATGAAGCAAGAAGTCACTGTTGATGGGTTGAAAATCAATATAAATATCGAAGAAAGCGGTAGTGGTGATACCACGTTGCTGATGGTGCATGGTATTCCTACGAATGCGAGATTATGGAGACATGTGCAAGCACAGCTTCCACAATATCGTACCCTTGCCATGGACATGGTGGGTTACGGGCAGTCCGATATGCCATTAGATAAATTTAAGCACTCGTTTATGAATCAAGCGGAGGCTGTGAAAGGCGTTATTGAGGGCCTTGGATTAAAAGGCAAAGTTATACTAGTAGCTCACGATCATGGTGGCGGTGTCGCACAAGTATTTGCAACGAAGTATTGCGATTATATTTCTCGTCTCATATTAATTAATCCGGTTTGCTTCGATCAATGGCCAGTATGTGAAGTAGAAGCATTGGCTGGATTGGATGGAGCGCCAGATGAAGTGTTGATGCAAGCATTGCCACAGGCGGTTGCAGGATTCCCTGCATTGATGCGCATGGGTAGCTATGATGGCGCGCCTTTTACCGATAAAAACTGCAAACAAAATTATTTACAGTTTTGGGGACGTGGTCCAGACATTACAGGATTTAAGTCCTTAATTCGTATCTCTGCCGACCCGCAAAATTCAGATACTGATGTGGATCATAGTAAAATTACGTGTCCTACCATGGTGATGTGGGGAGTGGCGGATAACTTTATGTCATGCTCGGCAGCTGAAAAACTAAAAGAAAGAATTACGGGTCCAACACGGGTGCAATACATAGAACGTGCCGGTCATTGGGTACAGGAAGATCGCCCGGATGAAGTTGCAAAGTATATAAATGACTTTGTAACGGAATGGGATGGCGTGAACCTTTAA
- a CDS encoding DUF1249 domain-containing protein produces the protein MMQTLRQGRMPRNSLVAPLPNSFSGLMEMYEGNYIRLRKLLGDKDSMPAVAVSRVDHGMDLYLQVLEQTKYTATIALTYYFSDAEEGFLAYPNLKLRIYYDALQAEVMSQAYKRRDPNFHAFNHKVDPTLLKRWRMNRFLYKWLSYCDRQGHSFQVGATSGQNQLITKNVEIPLQDKASSSTIIE, from the coding sequence ATGATGCAAACCCTTCGACAAGGACGTATGCCAAGAAATAGTTTGGTAGCACCATTGCCTAATTCATTTTCTGGGCTGATGGAGATGTATGAGGGTAACTATATTCGCTTACGTAAACTACTTGGCGATAAAGACAGTATGCCAGCGGTTGCTGTATCTAGAGTCGACCATGGTATGGATCTATACCTCCAGGTCTTGGAACAGACCAAATATACCGCAACCATTGCCTTAACCTATTATTTTTCAGATGCCGAAGAAGGCTTTCTAGCTTATCCAAATTTAAAGCTAAGAATCTATTATGACGCCTTACAGGCTGAGGTCATGAGTCAGGCCTATAAGCGTCGAGACCCTAATTTCCATGCCTTCAACCATAAAGTGGACCCAACACTTCTAAAGCGCTGGAGAATGAACCGCTTTCTATATAAATGGCTTTCTTACTGTGACCGTCAAGGTCATAGCTTTCAGGTCGGGGCTACGTCTGGCCAAAACCAACTAATCACCAAAAATGTCGAAATACCATTGCAGGATAAGGCTAGTTCCAGTACTATAATTGAGTGA
- the sdhC gene encoding succinate dehydrogenase, cytochrome b556 subunit, whose translation MANFERPLSPHLQIYKWPLAMAISILHRITGVALAIGAALMVAIFVAIAADPECYEWIQGILTNKVGKAFLFLWTFALFLHLFNGIRHLFWDAGYGFEKSTTTKSGVWVIIASFILTFAVWGAAYYCTNV comes from the coding sequence ATGGCTAACTTTGAGCGGCCATTATCGCCACATTTGCAGATATATAAGTGGCCTTTAGCCATGGCGATCTCAATTTTGCATCGTATCACTGGTGTTGCACTTGCTATAGGTGCTGCGCTAATGGTTGCAATATTCGTTGCTATTGCTGCTGATCCAGAATGTTATGAGTGGATACAAGGAATTCTCACCAATAAAGTGGGTAAAGCATTTCTTTTTCTTTGGACCTTTGCACTTTTTTTGCATCTCTTTAATGGCATTCGTCATTTGTTTTGGGATGCGGGCTATGGCTTTGAGAAAAGTACGACAACCAAGTCGGGTGTATGGGTAATTATTGCTAGTTTTATACTTACCTTCGCCGTATGGGGTGCAGCTTATTACTGCACGAACGTATAA
- a CDS encoding NAD(P)-binding protein, translating into MYDIIIIGGGLGGATLAKVMSKHGLRVLILERTTEFKDRIRGEGMHAWGVPEAKRLGIYELLCDSCGIEVPWWDIYLVNEQIAHRNFPETTPHQSPLFSFYHPAMQEILLSAAEKEGADVQRGTQILTIQNEVNPKVIVKLNGRTQELQARLVVGADGRNSIVRKHARFDVISDPPRRMFAGVLLEDVPLPTDMWYAVMNPSNGQETFLGSIGDGRVRAYLGYPSNKHPRFQKTDDLPRFIEESMRTGGEPSLYANARAIGPLASFPSDDSWVEHPYKDGVALIGDAASTCDPAFGQGMAMTLRSVRQLSNRLLEIEDWDVAGNAYAKEQNRDFMIIRTHEDWLRSIFLETGKVADERREQALPLIGEDPSRMPDLFGLGPEAPIGESVRRRFFGEE; encoded by the coding sequence ATGTACGACATCATTATAATTGGAGGCGGTTTAGGCGGCGCAACTCTAGCTAAAGTAATGAGCAAACATGGTTTGCGTGTTTTAATTCTAGAACGTACTACCGAATTCAAGGACCGAATTCGAGGCGAAGGGATGCATGCATGGGGAGTACCTGAAGCAAAAAGACTCGGAATATACGAGCTACTATGTGATTCGTGCGGAATTGAAGTTCCGTGGTGGGATATTTATTTGGTTAATGAACAGATTGCGCATAGAAACTTTCCCGAAACTACGCCACATCAGTCACCACTTTTCAGTTTTTATCATCCTGCAATGCAAGAAATCTTGCTTAGCGCAGCAGAAAAAGAGGGTGCAGACGTTCAACGTGGAACACAAATACTTACAATACAGAATGAAGTCAATCCAAAGGTAATCGTAAAACTAAATGGTCGTACACAAGAGCTGCAAGCTCGCTTAGTAGTAGGAGCGGATGGGCGAAATTCTATAGTAAGAAAACATGCAAGGTTTGATGTAATAAGTGATCCGCCAAGAAGAATGTTTGCCGGTGTGCTTCTTGAAGATGTCCCGTTACCGACTGACATGTGGTATGCAGTCATGAATCCGAGTAATGGGCAAGAAACATTTCTAGGGTCAATTGGCGATGGCCGTGTACGAGCATATCTAGGCTATCCAAGTAATAAACATCCTCGTTTCCAAAAAACAGATGATCTTCCAAGATTTATTGAAGAGTCTATGCGCACAGGCGGTGAGCCAAGCTTATATGCAAATGCACGTGCTATCGGTCCATTGGCAAGTTTTCCATCAGATGATAGCTGGGTTGAACATCCTTACAAAGATGGAGTAGCGTTAATAGGTGACGCAGCTTCAACTTGTGATCCAGCTTTTGGACAAGGGATGGCAATGACACTTCGTAGTGTTCGACAATTAAGTAATCGACTTTTGGAGATAGAAGATTGGGATGTTGCAGGAAATGCATATGCAAAAGAACAAAACCGAGATTTCATGATTATTCGTACACATGAAGATTGGCTAAGAAGCATATTTCTAGAGACTGGTAAAGTCGCTGATGAGCGAAGGGAGCAAGCATTACCTTTAATTGGTGAAGATCCTTCTCGTATGCCAGATTTATTTGGATTAGGACCAGAGGCACCAATTGGTGAATCGGTTCGAAGACGATTTTTTGGTGAAGAATGA